TATATCCCATCCTGTCTGCATTCCCCTTGGTACCCCGCGCCGTATCGATCCACAGGCGCACGCCTTCCGCCACCTTTTTCCCCTTCAAAAGAGCGGCAATCTTCGACAATTCATTAATAGACGCATGCGGGCAACCCAAAATTACCGAATCGATTTCATCTCCCGTGCGCACCCGCAAAGACTCATAAGTCTCCCTCAACGTCTCCGCATCAAACGTCAGATAATCCTCGGGAACATCCCCCTGAAAAGCCGCATCTATCGTGGGCGCTTCTGGCGTAACCCCGGCGATATGACACATCGTCACCCCGCCCGAAGTCGCCAGAGCCGCACACAGTTGCTTGGCCTCGTCCTGAGAGGGCCGTCGTATGCCATTGAACACCGGAATACCCAGACCTGCCGCCTTCCCCGCAAAATAGCCCAGCGCGCCCCAATCGGGCGGATCCTCCAACTCCGCCGTCACCTCTATCCGAAGCGTCCCCTTGCGATTCTCATCCAGCAACACGCCAAACTCCGGAACCAGACCCAGAAGCGAAGCTGCAATCGCGCTCTCCGTACCGTGCCGAGTAGTCCGCGCGCCCAGAATAGAATTGGCATAAACCACCGCAGACGACTCCGTCCACGCCAGAATCTCGTCCTTGAGCGGCACATTGCCCACCAGATACGGAGCACAGGTAAAAGTGGGAATAAACCCCGCATCCGCAGCCAGAACCGCCAGATCCTTCTGCATCTGCACCTGTTCGGGATCATTTTCCGGCACATCCACATCGTCCAGAGTCAC
The sequence above is drawn from the Gemmatimonadota bacterium genome and encodes:
- a CDS encoding aconitase X catalytic domain-containing protein, producing MELTGEQQAVLDGSRGDYLAKCMRWLVEWGEVMGAKRLVKVDNTHALLPVPNLMAQGASRETMDRYMADLVEACSHGTHPGCTCTVHAAFVTLDDVDVPENDPEQVQMQKDLAVLAADAGFIPTFTCAPYLVGNVPLKDEILAWTESSAVVYANSILGARTTRHGTESAIAASLLGLVPEFGVLLDENRKGTLRIEVTAELEDPPDWGALGYFAGKAAGLGIPVFNGIRRPSQDEAKQLCAALATSGGVTMCHIAGVTPEAPTIDAAFQGDVPEDYLTFDAETLRETYESLRVRTGDEIDSVILGCPHASINELSKIAALLKGKKVAEGVRLWIDTARGTKGNADRMGYTEIIEAAGGRILCDTCPTNMRIPAKRIVTHGFKQAHYARGMVGAEVIIAKTDACIRAAVAGRWLGDG